One stretch of Pelmatolapia mariae isolate MD_Pm_ZW linkage group LG3_W, Pm_UMD_F_2, whole genome shotgun sequence DNA includes these proteins:
- the LOC134616506 gene encoding uncharacterized protein LOC134616506, with protein MKVNIFCCLLACTLGSNVTAGLTHEGFKEGTQVTLRCPHSVEGKVRWSRESGGSRADILTADGDKTIKHINDPQKQYDSQADGSLFILRANLSDSGRYFCKNQTAVELTVIPSGTKIVSVAERSSITLNCSHDVGGSAVPTWRRDSGEINEGRISVSTQDKTLSIREAEPADSGLYYCDGKPAVYLNVTEGQRSDRAFPVQTFLIGTGLLLLSILILITVYFMWRCRSNRRGDDKQLHVYDEIPAGAELHVINGLRSANCMTEFPGGSNHSDPTYDTIAELPQTGNTTSNTYFPYSLTASTFHAGNNKGGSNHSDATYNTIAELPQTGNTTSNTYSPYSVIGATFSDGNKKGSSQPVDNTYVLLEKPKASRSRPDQFSFT; from the exons ATGAAGGTGAACATCTTCTGCTGCCTGTTAGCCTGCACTCTGGGCTCTAACGTCACTGCAG gttTAACCCATGAAGGATTTAAGGAGGGGACGCAGGTCACTCTGCGTTGTCCTCACTCTGTGGAGGGTAAAGTGAGGTGGAGCAGAGAGAGTGGAGGAAGCAGAGCTGACATACTTACAGCTGATGGAGACAAAACTATAAAACACATCAATGATCCACAGAAACAATACGATTCACAGGCTGACGGGTCTCTGTTCATCCTCAGAGCTAATCTCTCAGACTCTGGCAGATACTTCTGTAAAAATCAAACAGCTGTGGAGCTGACAGTGATCCCATCAG GAACAAAAATAGTGAGTGTTGCAGAGAGGAGCAGCATCACTCTGAACTGTTCTCATGATGTTGGAGGATCAGCTGTTCCCACATGGAGACGAGACTCTGGAGAAATAAATGAAGGAAGGATTTCTGTTTCCACTCAGGACAAAACATTAAGTATAAGAGAAGCTGAGCCTGCTGACTCTGGACTGTACTACTGTGATGGAAAACCAGCTGTTTATCTGAACGTGACCGAAGGACAGAGATCTGACAGAG CTTTTCCAGTGCAGACTTTCCTGATAGGAACtggtcttcttcttctctccatcctcatcctcatcacTGTCTACTTCATGTGGAGATGCAGGTCCAACAGACGAG GGGATGACAAACAGCTCCACGTCTATGATGAGATACCAGCTGGAGCAGAACTTCATGTTATAAATG GACTACGATCTGCAAACTGCATGACAGAGTTTCCAG GAGGATCAAACCACAGTGATCCCACATACGACACCATCGCTGAGCTGCCACAGACTGGAAACACGACCAGTAACACCT ATTTTCCATATTCCTTGACTGCTTCCACTTTTCATGCTGGAAATAATAAAG GAGGATCAAACCACAGTGATGCCACATACAACACCATCGCTGAGCTGCCACAGACTGGAAACACGACCAGTAACACCT ATTCTCCATATTCTGTGATTGGTGCCACATTTAGTGATGGAAATAAAAAAG GTTCTTCACAGCCCGTCGACAACACATATGTCTTACTGGAGAAACCCAAAGCATCAAGAAGCAGGCCAGACCAGTTTAGTTTCACCTGA
- the LOC134616514 gene encoding uncharacterized protein LOC134616514: MKVNIFCCLLACTLGSNVTAGLTHEAFKEGTQVTVHCPHSVEGKVRWSRESGGSRADILRADGDGEIKHINDPQKRYDSQADGSLIILRAALSDSGRYFCNHEAAVELTVIPSGTKIVSVAERSSITLNCSHDVGGSAVPTWRRDSGEINEGRISVSTQDKTLSIREAEPADSGLYYCDGKPAVYLNVTEGQRSDRANHHLFVLGIRVLVVFVCSLVLVIIYFIWRHKSKTRGDDKQLHVYDETPAAAELHLINGET, translated from the exons ATGAAGGTGAACATCTTCTGCTGCCTGTTAGCCTGCACTCTGGGCTCTAACGTCACTGCAG gttTAACCCATGAAGCATTTAAGGAGGGGACGCAGGTCACTGTGCACTGTCCTCACTCTGTGGAGGGTAAAGTGAGGTGGAGCAGAGAGAGTGGAGGAAGCAGAGCTGACATACTTAGAGCTGATGGAGACGGAGAGATAAAACACATCAATGATCCACAGAAACGATACGATTCACAGGCTGACGGGTCTCTGATCATCCTCAGAGCTGCTCTCTCAGACTCTGGCAGATACTTCTGTAACCATGAAGCAGCTGTGGAGCTGACAGTGATCCCATCAG GAACTAAAATAGTGAGTGTTGCAGAGAGGAGCAGCATCACTCTGAACTGTTCTCATGATGTTGGAGGATCAGCTGTTCCCACATGGAGACGAGACTCTGGAGAAATAAATGAAGGAAGGATTTCTGTTTCCACTCAGGACAAAACATTAAGTATAAGAGAAGCTGAGCCTGCTGACTCTGGACTGTACTACTGTGATGGAAAACCAGCTGTTTATCTGAACGTGACCGAAGGACAGAGATCTGACAGAG CCAACCAtcatctgtttgttttggggATCCGAGTACTTGTTGTGTTCGTCTGCAGCCTTGTTCTCGTCATCATTTACTTTATTTGGAGACACAAGTCTAAAACACGAG